From Etheostoma cragini isolate CJK2018 chromosome 14, CSU_Ecrag_1.0, whole genome shotgun sequence, the proteins below share one genomic window:
- the mpp6b gene encoding MAGUK p55 subfamily member 6b isoform X1, translating to MVTAMEDACPNGVREEEEVMPPGQPGVEGPTAVQSTQEADTSGAMQQVLDNLGELPTSTGAKDIDLLFLRGIMESPTVRSLDKAHEQLEEVKLEAVQDNNVELVTEILGDINNLKMKDDSAAELSRILQEPHFQSLLEAHDMVASKCYEIPPPTETTNDAAVNSALMQADAVRMIGIRKKAGEPLGVTFRVEKDDLVIARILHGGMIDRQGLLHVGDIIKEVNGKDVGNNPTELQEMLKDCSGGITLKILPSYRDAPAPPQVYVRPYFDYNPANDNLIPCREAGMAFKKGDLLQIVNREDPNWWQACHVVAGATGLIPSQFLEEKRKAFVPRDFDGTGILCGTIAGKKKKKMMYLTAKNAEFDRHELQIYEEVAKVPAFQRKTLVLIGAQGVGRRSLKNRLMVLQPTRFGTTIPYTSRRPRDDELDGNSYHFTTRTEMEGEVKAGRFLEHGEYDGNLYGTKIESIHEVVGTGRTCILDVNPQALKVLKTAEFMPYVVFIAAPDFDTLKAMHKAVVDAGITTKQLTDVDLRKTVDESARIQRTYSHYFDLTIVNDNLDKAFETLQAAVDKLCSEPQWVPVNWVY from the exons CCATGCAGCAGGTGTTAGATAATCTGGGTGAGCTGCCCACGTCCACGGGCGCCAAAGACATCGACCTGCTCTTCCTGCGCGGCATCATGGAAAGTCCCACTGTACGCTCCCTGGATAAG GCACACGAACAGCTGGAGGAAGTGAAGCTGGAGGCGGTGCAGGACAACAATGTGGAACTGGTGACTGAGATTCTGGGAGACATCAACAATCTCAAGATGAAAGACGACAGTGCGGCCGAATTGTCCAGGATCCTCCAGGAACCACACTTCCAG TCTCTTTTGGAAGCACATGACATGGTGGCCTCTAAGTGCTACGAAATCCCGCCCCCAACTGAGACGACCAATGATGCTGCAGTAAACAGCGCTCTGATGCAGGCGGATGCTGTACGCATGATTGGCATCCGAAAGAAGGCCGGAGAGCCGCTG GGCGTGACATTTCGTGTGGAGAAAGACGACCTTGTCATTGCTAGAATCCTTCACGGTGGCATGATTGACAGGCAGGGTCTGCTCCATGTGGGTGACATTATAAAGGAAGTGAACGGGAAGGACGTCGGCAACAACCCTACCGAGCTGCAGGAGATGCTCAAAGACTGCAGCGGAGGGATCACATTGAAAATACTCCCGAGCTACCGAGATGCTCCCGCACCTCCGCAG GTGTACGTGCGGCCGTACTTTGACTACAACCCAGCAAATGACAACCTGATCCCTTGCCGAGAGGCAGGGATGGCCTTCAAGAAAGGCGACCTTCTTCAGATTGTCAACAGGGAGGATCCCAACTGGTGGCAG GCATGCCATGTGGTTGCTGGGGCCACGGGACTGATACCCAGTCAGTTCTtggaagagaaaaggaaagctttTGTCCCTCGAGACTTTGATGGAACAG GGATCCTTTGTGGAACCATAgctggaaagaagaagaagaagatgatgtaCCTGACAGCCAAGAATGCAG AGTTTGACAGACATGAGCTGCAGATTTATGAGGAAGTGGCAAAGGTGCCAGCATTCCAGAGAAAGACGCTGGTTCTGATTGGTGCTCAGGGTGTGGGCCGACGCAGCCTGAAGAACCGGCTGATGGTCCTCCAACCCACGCGTTTTGGCACCACTATACCAT ACACTTCACGGCGGCCCCGTGACGATGAGCTGGACGGCAACTCCTATCACTTCACTACAAGGACAGAGATGGAGGGGGAAGTGAAGGCCGGCCGGTTCCTGGAGCACGGCGAGTACGACGGCAACCTGTACGGCACCAAGATCGAGTCCATTCACGAGGTGGTGGGCACAGGACGCACCTGCATCCTGGATGTCAACCCACAG GCTCTGAAGGTACTGAAAACAGCGGAGTTCATGCCTTATGTGGTGTTTATTGCAGCGCCAGATTTTGATACTCTAAAGGCCATGCATAAAGCTGTGGTGGATGCAGGAATCACCACTAAGCAACTCACG GATGTGGACCTGAGGAAGACAGTGGACGAGAGCGCCCGGATCCAGAGGACTTACAGCCACTACTTCGACCTGACCATCGTCAACGACAACCTGGACAAGGCCTTCGAGACGTTACAGGCCGCCGTGGACAAACTGTGCAGTGAACCCCAGTGGGTCCCGGTGAACTGGGTGTACTGA
- the mpp6b gene encoding MAGUK p55 subfamily member 6b isoform X2: MVTAMEDACPNGVREEEEVMPPGQPGVEGPTAVQSTQEADTSGAMQQVLDNLGELPTSTGAKDIDLLFLRGIMESPTAHEQLEEVKLEAVQDNNVELVTEILGDINNLKMKDDSAAELSRILQEPHFQSLLEAHDMVASKCYEIPPPTETTNDAAVNSALMQADAVRMIGIRKKAGEPLGVTFRVEKDDLVIARILHGGMIDRQGLLHVGDIIKEVNGKDVGNNPTELQEMLKDCSGGITLKILPSYRDAPAPPQVYVRPYFDYNPANDNLIPCREAGMAFKKGDLLQIVNREDPNWWQACHVVAGATGLIPSQFLEEKRKAFVPRDFDGTGILCGTIAGKKKKKMMYLTAKNAEFDRHELQIYEEVAKVPAFQRKTLVLIGAQGVGRRSLKNRLMVLQPTRFGTTIPYTSRRPRDDELDGNSYHFTTRTEMEGEVKAGRFLEHGEYDGNLYGTKIESIHEVVGTGRTCILDVNPQALKVLKTAEFMPYVVFIAAPDFDTLKAMHKAVVDAGITTKQLTDVDLRKTVDESARIQRTYSHYFDLTIVNDNLDKAFETLQAAVDKLCSEPQWVPVNWVY, encoded by the exons CCATGCAGCAGGTGTTAGATAATCTGGGTGAGCTGCCCACGTCCACGGGCGCCAAAGACATCGACCTGCTCTTCCTGCGCGGCATCATGGAAAGTCCCACT GCACACGAACAGCTGGAGGAAGTGAAGCTGGAGGCGGTGCAGGACAACAATGTGGAACTGGTGACTGAGATTCTGGGAGACATCAACAATCTCAAGATGAAAGACGACAGTGCGGCCGAATTGTCCAGGATCCTCCAGGAACCACACTTCCAG TCTCTTTTGGAAGCACATGACATGGTGGCCTCTAAGTGCTACGAAATCCCGCCCCCAACTGAGACGACCAATGATGCTGCAGTAAACAGCGCTCTGATGCAGGCGGATGCTGTACGCATGATTGGCATCCGAAAGAAGGCCGGAGAGCCGCTG GGCGTGACATTTCGTGTGGAGAAAGACGACCTTGTCATTGCTAGAATCCTTCACGGTGGCATGATTGACAGGCAGGGTCTGCTCCATGTGGGTGACATTATAAAGGAAGTGAACGGGAAGGACGTCGGCAACAACCCTACCGAGCTGCAGGAGATGCTCAAAGACTGCAGCGGAGGGATCACATTGAAAATACTCCCGAGCTACCGAGATGCTCCCGCACCTCCGCAG GTGTACGTGCGGCCGTACTTTGACTACAACCCAGCAAATGACAACCTGATCCCTTGCCGAGAGGCAGGGATGGCCTTCAAGAAAGGCGACCTTCTTCAGATTGTCAACAGGGAGGATCCCAACTGGTGGCAG GCATGCCATGTGGTTGCTGGGGCCACGGGACTGATACCCAGTCAGTTCTtggaagagaaaaggaaagctttTGTCCCTCGAGACTTTGATGGAACAG GGATCCTTTGTGGAACCATAgctggaaagaagaagaagaagatgatgtaCCTGACAGCCAAGAATGCAG AGTTTGACAGACATGAGCTGCAGATTTATGAGGAAGTGGCAAAGGTGCCAGCATTCCAGAGAAAGACGCTGGTTCTGATTGGTGCTCAGGGTGTGGGCCGACGCAGCCTGAAGAACCGGCTGATGGTCCTCCAACCCACGCGTTTTGGCACCACTATACCAT ACACTTCACGGCGGCCCCGTGACGATGAGCTGGACGGCAACTCCTATCACTTCACTACAAGGACAGAGATGGAGGGGGAAGTGAAGGCCGGCCGGTTCCTGGAGCACGGCGAGTACGACGGCAACCTGTACGGCACCAAGATCGAGTCCATTCACGAGGTGGTGGGCACAGGACGCACCTGCATCCTGGATGTCAACCCACAG GCTCTGAAGGTACTGAAAACAGCGGAGTTCATGCCTTATGTGGTGTTTATTGCAGCGCCAGATTTTGATACTCTAAAGGCCATGCATAAAGCTGTGGTGGATGCAGGAATCACCACTAAGCAACTCACG GATGTGGACCTGAGGAAGACAGTGGACGAGAGCGCCCGGATCCAGAGGACTTACAGCCACTACTTCGACCTGACCATCGTCAACGACAACCTGGACAAGGCCTTCGAGACGTTACAGGCCGCCGTGGACAAACTGTGCAGTGAACCCCAGTGGGTCCCGGTGAACTGGGTGTACTGA
- the mpp6b gene encoding MAGUK p55 subfamily member 6b isoform X3, producing MQQVLDNLGELPTSTGAKDIDLLFLRGIMESPTVRSLDKAHEQLEEVKLEAVQDNNVELVTEILGDINNLKMKDDSAAELSRILQEPHFQSLLEAHDMVASKCYEIPPPTETTNDAAVNSALMQADAVRMIGIRKKAGEPLGVTFRVEKDDLVIARILHGGMIDRQGLLHVGDIIKEVNGKDVGNNPTELQEMLKDCSGGITLKILPSYRDAPAPPQVYVRPYFDYNPANDNLIPCREAGMAFKKGDLLQIVNREDPNWWQACHVVAGATGLIPSQFLEEKRKAFVPRDFDGTGILCGTIAGKKKKKMMYLTAKNAEFDRHELQIYEEVAKVPAFQRKTLVLIGAQGVGRRSLKNRLMVLQPTRFGTTIPYTSRRPRDDELDGNSYHFTTRTEMEGEVKAGRFLEHGEYDGNLYGTKIESIHEVVGTGRTCILDVNPQALKVLKTAEFMPYVVFIAAPDFDTLKAMHKAVVDAGITTKQLTDVDLRKTVDESARIQRTYSHYFDLTIVNDNLDKAFETLQAAVDKLCSEPQWVPVNWVY from the exons ATGCAGCAGGTGTTAGATAATCTGGGTGAGCTGCCCACGTCCACGGGCGCCAAAGACATCGACCTGCTCTTCCTGCGCGGCATCATGGAAAGTCCCACTGTACGCTCCCTGGATAAG GCACACGAACAGCTGGAGGAAGTGAAGCTGGAGGCGGTGCAGGACAACAATGTGGAACTGGTGACTGAGATTCTGGGAGACATCAACAATCTCAAGATGAAAGACGACAGTGCGGCCGAATTGTCCAGGATCCTCCAGGAACCACACTTCCAG TCTCTTTTGGAAGCACATGACATGGTGGCCTCTAAGTGCTACGAAATCCCGCCCCCAACTGAGACGACCAATGATGCTGCAGTAAACAGCGCTCTGATGCAGGCGGATGCTGTACGCATGATTGGCATCCGAAAGAAGGCCGGAGAGCCGCTG GGCGTGACATTTCGTGTGGAGAAAGACGACCTTGTCATTGCTAGAATCCTTCACGGTGGCATGATTGACAGGCAGGGTCTGCTCCATGTGGGTGACATTATAAAGGAAGTGAACGGGAAGGACGTCGGCAACAACCCTACCGAGCTGCAGGAGATGCTCAAAGACTGCAGCGGAGGGATCACATTGAAAATACTCCCGAGCTACCGAGATGCTCCCGCACCTCCGCAG GTGTACGTGCGGCCGTACTTTGACTACAACCCAGCAAATGACAACCTGATCCCTTGCCGAGAGGCAGGGATGGCCTTCAAGAAAGGCGACCTTCTTCAGATTGTCAACAGGGAGGATCCCAACTGGTGGCAG GCATGCCATGTGGTTGCTGGGGCCACGGGACTGATACCCAGTCAGTTCTtggaagagaaaaggaaagctttTGTCCCTCGAGACTTTGATGGAACAG GGATCCTTTGTGGAACCATAgctggaaagaagaagaagaagatgatgtaCCTGACAGCCAAGAATGCAG AGTTTGACAGACATGAGCTGCAGATTTATGAGGAAGTGGCAAAGGTGCCAGCATTCCAGAGAAAGACGCTGGTTCTGATTGGTGCTCAGGGTGTGGGCCGACGCAGCCTGAAGAACCGGCTGATGGTCCTCCAACCCACGCGTTTTGGCACCACTATACCAT ACACTTCACGGCGGCCCCGTGACGATGAGCTGGACGGCAACTCCTATCACTTCACTACAAGGACAGAGATGGAGGGGGAAGTGAAGGCCGGCCGGTTCCTGGAGCACGGCGAGTACGACGGCAACCTGTACGGCACCAAGATCGAGTCCATTCACGAGGTGGTGGGCACAGGACGCACCTGCATCCTGGATGTCAACCCACAG GCTCTGAAGGTACTGAAAACAGCGGAGTTCATGCCTTATGTGGTGTTTATTGCAGCGCCAGATTTTGATACTCTAAAGGCCATGCATAAAGCTGTGGTGGATGCAGGAATCACCACTAAGCAACTCACG GATGTGGACCTGAGGAAGACAGTGGACGAGAGCGCCCGGATCCAGAGGACTTACAGCCACTACTTCGACCTGACCATCGTCAACGACAACCTGGACAAGGCCTTCGAGACGTTACAGGCCGCCGTGGACAAACTGTGCAGTGAACCCCAGTGGGTCCCGGTGAACTGGGTGTACTGA
- the mpp6b gene encoding MAGUK p55 subfamily member 6b isoform X4, giving the protein MQQVLDNLGELPTSTGAKDIDLLFLRGIMESPTAHEQLEEVKLEAVQDNNVELVTEILGDINNLKMKDDSAAELSRILQEPHFQSLLEAHDMVASKCYEIPPPTETTNDAAVNSALMQADAVRMIGIRKKAGEPLGVTFRVEKDDLVIARILHGGMIDRQGLLHVGDIIKEVNGKDVGNNPTELQEMLKDCSGGITLKILPSYRDAPAPPQVYVRPYFDYNPANDNLIPCREAGMAFKKGDLLQIVNREDPNWWQACHVVAGATGLIPSQFLEEKRKAFVPRDFDGTGILCGTIAGKKKKKMMYLTAKNAEFDRHELQIYEEVAKVPAFQRKTLVLIGAQGVGRRSLKNRLMVLQPTRFGTTIPYTSRRPRDDELDGNSYHFTTRTEMEGEVKAGRFLEHGEYDGNLYGTKIESIHEVVGTGRTCILDVNPQALKVLKTAEFMPYVVFIAAPDFDTLKAMHKAVVDAGITTKQLTDVDLRKTVDESARIQRTYSHYFDLTIVNDNLDKAFETLQAAVDKLCSEPQWVPVNWVY; this is encoded by the exons ATGCAGCAGGTGTTAGATAATCTGGGTGAGCTGCCCACGTCCACGGGCGCCAAAGACATCGACCTGCTCTTCCTGCGCGGCATCATGGAAAGTCCCACT GCACACGAACAGCTGGAGGAAGTGAAGCTGGAGGCGGTGCAGGACAACAATGTGGAACTGGTGACTGAGATTCTGGGAGACATCAACAATCTCAAGATGAAAGACGACAGTGCGGCCGAATTGTCCAGGATCCTCCAGGAACCACACTTCCAG TCTCTTTTGGAAGCACATGACATGGTGGCCTCTAAGTGCTACGAAATCCCGCCCCCAACTGAGACGACCAATGATGCTGCAGTAAACAGCGCTCTGATGCAGGCGGATGCTGTACGCATGATTGGCATCCGAAAGAAGGCCGGAGAGCCGCTG GGCGTGACATTTCGTGTGGAGAAAGACGACCTTGTCATTGCTAGAATCCTTCACGGTGGCATGATTGACAGGCAGGGTCTGCTCCATGTGGGTGACATTATAAAGGAAGTGAACGGGAAGGACGTCGGCAACAACCCTACCGAGCTGCAGGAGATGCTCAAAGACTGCAGCGGAGGGATCACATTGAAAATACTCCCGAGCTACCGAGATGCTCCCGCACCTCCGCAG GTGTACGTGCGGCCGTACTTTGACTACAACCCAGCAAATGACAACCTGATCCCTTGCCGAGAGGCAGGGATGGCCTTCAAGAAAGGCGACCTTCTTCAGATTGTCAACAGGGAGGATCCCAACTGGTGGCAG GCATGCCATGTGGTTGCTGGGGCCACGGGACTGATACCCAGTCAGTTCTtggaagagaaaaggaaagctttTGTCCCTCGAGACTTTGATGGAACAG GGATCCTTTGTGGAACCATAgctggaaagaagaagaagaagatgatgtaCCTGACAGCCAAGAATGCAG AGTTTGACAGACATGAGCTGCAGATTTATGAGGAAGTGGCAAAGGTGCCAGCATTCCAGAGAAAGACGCTGGTTCTGATTGGTGCTCAGGGTGTGGGCCGACGCAGCCTGAAGAACCGGCTGATGGTCCTCCAACCCACGCGTTTTGGCACCACTATACCAT ACACTTCACGGCGGCCCCGTGACGATGAGCTGGACGGCAACTCCTATCACTTCACTACAAGGACAGAGATGGAGGGGGAAGTGAAGGCCGGCCGGTTCCTGGAGCACGGCGAGTACGACGGCAACCTGTACGGCACCAAGATCGAGTCCATTCACGAGGTGGTGGGCACAGGACGCACCTGCATCCTGGATGTCAACCCACAG GCTCTGAAGGTACTGAAAACAGCGGAGTTCATGCCTTATGTGGTGTTTATTGCAGCGCCAGATTTTGATACTCTAAAGGCCATGCATAAAGCTGTGGTGGATGCAGGAATCACCACTAAGCAACTCACG GATGTGGACCTGAGGAAGACAGTGGACGAGAGCGCCCGGATCCAGAGGACTTACAGCCACTACTTCGACCTGACCATCGTCAACGACAACCTGGACAAGGCCTTCGAGACGTTACAGGCCGCCGTGGACAAACTGTGCAGTGAACCCCAGTGGGTCCCGGTGAACTGGGTGTACTGA
- the mpp6b gene encoding MAGUK p55 subfamily member 6b isoform X5 encodes MKDDSAAELSRILQEPHFQSLLEAHDMVASKCYEIPPPTETTNDAAVNSALMQADAVRMIGIRKKAGEPLGVTFRVEKDDLVIARILHGGMIDRQGLLHVGDIIKEVNGKDVGNNPTELQEMLKDCSGGITLKILPSYRDAPAPPQVYVRPYFDYNPANDNLIPCREAGMAFKKGDLLQIVNREDPNWWQACHVVAGATGLIPSQFLEEKRKAFVPRDFDGTGILCGTIAGKKKKKMMYLTAKNAEFDRHELQIYEEVAKVPAFQRKTLVLIGAQGVGRRSLKNRLMVLQPTRFGTTIPYTSRRPRDDELDGNSYHFTTRTEMEGEVKAGRFLEHGEYDGNLYGTKIESIHEVVGTGRTCILDVNPQALKVLKTAEFMPYVVFIAAPDFDTLKAMHKAVVDAGITTKQLTDVDLRKTVDESARIQRTYSHYFDLTIVNDNLDKAFETLQAAVDKLCSEPQWVPVNWVY; translated from the exons ATGAAAGACGACAGTGCGGCCGAATTGTCCAGGATCCTCCAGGAACCACACTTCCAG TCTCTTTTGGAAGCACATGACATGGTGGCCTCTAAGTGCTACGAAATCCCGCCCCCAACTGAGACGACCAATGATGCTGCAGTAAACAGCGCTCTGATGCAGGCGGATGCTGTACGCATGATTGGCATCCGAAAGAAGGCCGGAGAGCCGCTG GGCGTGACATTTCGTGTGGAGAAAGACGACCTTGTCATTGCTAGAATCCTTCACGGTGGCATGATTGACAGGCAGGGTCTGCTCCATGTGGGTGACATTATAAAGGAAGTGAACGGGAAGGACGTCGGCAACAACCCTACCGAGCTGCAGGAGATGCTCAAAGACTGCAGCGGAGGGATCACATTGAAAATACTCCCGAGCTACCGAGATGCTCCCGCACCTCCGCAG GTGTACGTGCGGCCGTACTTTGACTACAACCCAGCAAATGACAACCTGATCCCTTGCCGAGAGGCAGGGATGGCCTTCAAGAAAGGCGACCTTCTTCAGATTGTCAACAGGGAGGATCCCAACTGGTGGCAG GCATGCCATGTGGTTGCTGGGGCCACGGGACTGATACCCAGTCAGTTCTtggaagagaaaaggaaagctttTGTCCCTCGAGACTTTGATGGAACAG GGATCCTTTGTGGAACCATAgctggaaagaagaagaagaagatgatgtaCCTGACAGCCAAGAATGCAG AGTTTGACAGACATGAGCTGCAGATTTATGAGGAAGTGGCAAAGGTGCCAGCATTCCAGAGAAAGACGCTGGTTCTGATTGGTGCTCAGGGTGTGGGCCGACGCAGCCTGAAGAACCGGCTGATGGTCCTCCAACCCACGCGTTTTGGCACCACTATACCAT ACACTTCACGGCGGCCCCGTGACGATGAGCTGGACGGCAACTCCTATCACTTCACTACAAGGACAGAGATGGAGGGGGAAGTGAAGGCCGGCCGGTTCCTGGAGCACGGCGAGTACGACGGCAACCTGTACGGCACCAAGATCGAGTCCATTCACGAGGTGGTGGGCACAGGACGCACCTGCATCCTGGATGTCAACCCACAG GCTCTGAAGGTACTGAAAACAGCGGAGTTCATGCCTTATGTGGTGTTTATTGCAGCGCCAGATTTTGATACTCTAAAGGCCATGCATAAAGCTGTGGTGGATGCAGGAATCACCACTAAGCAACTCACG GATGTGGACCTGAGGAAGACAGTGGACGAGAGCGCCCGGATCCAGAGGACTTACAGCCACTACTTCGACCTGACCATCGTCAACGACAACCTGGACAAGGCCTTCGAGACGTTACAGGCCGCCGTGGACAAACTGTGCAGTGAACCCCAGTGGGTCCCGGTGAACTGGGTGTACTGA